In Pseudobythopirellula maris, a single window of DNA contains:
- a CDS encoding lipopolysaccharide biosynthesis protein produces MATPHDYFSNDSLRKGLKKKTVRGGAFVAVSQALSAVISLVALSILSRLLESADFGVILKAAVFTGFAAMFVDAGMSMATVQREEINRRQVSNLFWFSTAMGLAIALLVSLLSPLVSLFYQDPRLTPVVVILSCAYLFSGMTSQHQAMMKRAMQYDRLTMTAVVSLIIGQGVGVAMAWWLHESEHGYWALAAIPVATAAAKMALSWLVCPWRPDAPKRGVGTREMIVFGADLTGFSTVNYLSRNLDNMLIGWWWGDAALGFYGQAYKLFALPMRLINAPVANVMVPALSRLTSDPQRYRTAYLKVTGATTLLIIPAAAYGLVAAPWLIPAALGPGWEPAVPIFRALLLMGMLQPVANSTGWLFVSQGRSREQLQWGLVGSSLCLLSFLVGLPWGAVGVALAYSLGGLLVRTPLLFWWVGRRGPVSARDLIGTLLRAAPHAAVVALANLPLLMWLDEETAPLVGVAATLGVTAVAYAASLAAIPSSRRLVLELKRVGGELRGGGVAQAAGGGDTGQPDPGPAPLKPQETT; encoded by the coding sequence TTGGCGACCCCGCACGACTACTTTTCGAACGACTCGCTCCGCAAGGGGCTGAAGAAGAAGACCGTGCGCGGCGGGGCGTTTGTCGCGGTGTCGCAGGCGCTCAGCGCGGTGATCTCGCTGGTCGCGCTGTCGATCCTGTCGCGGCTGCTGGAGTCGGCCGACTTCGGCGTCATCCTCAAAGCGGCGGTGTTCACCGGCTTCGCGGCGATGTTTGTCGACGCGGGCATGTCGATGGCCACGGTGCAACGCGAGGAGATCAACCGCCGGCAGGTGAGCAACCTGTTCTGGTTCTCGACGGCCATGGGCCTCGCGATCGCCTTGCTGGTCTCGCTGCTATCGCCGCTGGTGAGCCTCTTCTACCAGGACCCACGGCTCACGCCCGTGGTCGTCATCTTGTCGTGCGCGTATCTGTTCAGCGGGATGACCTCGCAGCATCAGGCGATGATGAAGCGCGCGATGCAGTACGACCGCCTGACGATGACGGCCGTGGTGTCGTTGATCATCGGCCAAGGGGTTGGCGTCGCGATGGCCTGGTGGCTGCACGAGAGCGAGCACGGCTACTGGGCGTTGGCGGCGATTCCCGTCGCCACGGCCGCGGCCAAGATGGCGCTCAGCTGGCTCGTCTGCCCGTGGCGTCCCGACGCCCCGAAGCGCGGGGTCGGCACGCGTGAGATGATCGTGTTCGGCGCGGACCTGACCGGCTTCAGCACCGTCAATTACCTCTCGCGGAACCTCGACAACATGCTGATCGGCTGGTGGTGGGGCGACGCCGCTCTCGGCTTCTACGGCCAGGCTTACAAGCTGTTTGCGTTGCCGATGCGGTTGATCAACGCGCCGGTGGCGAACGTGATGGTGCCCGCCTTGAGCCGGCTGACGAGCGACCCGCAGCGGTACCGCACGGCTTACCTCAAGGTGACGGGCGCCACGACGCTGCTGATCATCCCGGCGGCCGCCTACGGGTTGGTCGCCGCCCCGTGGCTGATCCCCGCCGCGTTGGGCCCCGGCTGGGAGCCCGCCGTGCCGATCTTCCGCGCCCTGTTGCTGATGGGCATGCTGCAGCCGGTCGCCAACTCGACCGGCTGGCTGTTCGTTTCGCAGGGCCGCAGTCGTGAACAGCTGCAGTGGGGGCTCGTTGGCTCGTCGCTCTGCCTGCTGTCGTTCCTTGTGGGGCTTCCCTGGGGGGCGGTGGGGGTGGCGTTGGCGTACTCGCTCGGCGGGCTGCTGGTCCGCACGCCGCTGCTGTTCTGGTGGGTGGGACGCAGGGGGCCCGTCTCGGCCCGCGACCTGATCGGCACGCTCCTCCGCGCCGCGCCGCACGCGGCGGTCGTCGCCCTGGCGAACCTCCCGCTGCTGATGTGGCTCGACGAGGAGACCGCCCCCCTGGTCGGCGTGGCCGCCACGCTGGGGGTCACGGCCGTGGCCTACGCGGCGAGCCTGGCGGCGATCCCCAGCAGCCGTCGCTTGGTCCTCGAACTGAAGCGGGTCGGCGGCGAACTGCGCGGCGGCGGCGTTGCCCAGGCAGCCGGCGGCGGGGATACTGGCCAGCCGGATCCCGGCCCCGCGCCTCTCAAGCCGCAAGAAACAACCTAG
- a CDS encoding glycosyltransferase family 4 protein → MTNHATIASSADRREKTVAIVCNTLPPYRLHAHRRFASELEGVRLLTINTHQDATRDWSVSLPESIGLVDVSDGDRGSAGQLREWRKGGRVIDTLERERADAVVMNGYNDAGRLRTIRWCRRHGVPCFLWGDSNINSAHRGGALTQAIKRLYVPKVVAWSAGCFACGRLGKEYWEHYGADPSRVFISPYEPDYGQVWGLTDAEIDEARQRYGLAEGRRRIVYCGRLTEVKRVDLLIEAFVALAAERPDWDLVILGDGELRSELAAAVPPELKDRVVWTGFVAEQQDVSKIYRASDVLALPSRYEPWALVVNEAAAAGMAIVATDAVGAAAELVRDGVNGRVIPRDNGEALKDALLEVTAAENTDRMKAASAEVLDAWRRNGDPVEGLREALRSVGIES, encoded by the coding sequence ATGACGAATCACGCCACGATAGCCTCCTCGGCAGACCGCCGGGAGAAGACCGTCGCGATCGTCTGCAACACGCTCCCCCCCTACCGGCTGCACGCCCACCGGCGTTTCGCCTCGGAGCTCGAGGGGGTGCGGCTGCTGACGATCAACACGCACCAAGACGCCACCCGCGACTGGAGCGTGTCGCTCCCCGAGTCGATCGGGCTGGTCGACGTGAGCGACGGCGACCGCGGCTCGGCCGGCCAGTTGCGCGAGTGGCGCAAGGGGGGGCGGGTCATCGACACGCTCGAGCGCGAGCGGGCCGACGCGGTCGTGATGAACGGCTACAACGACGCCGGCCGGCTGCGCACGATCCGCTGGTGCCGGCGCCACGGCGTGCCGTGCTTCTTGTGGGGCGACAGCAACATCAACTCCGCCCACCGCGGCGGGGCCCTCACCCAAGCGATCAAACGCCTCTACGTGCCGAAGGTCGTCGCCTGGTCCGCCGGTTGCTTCGCCTGCGGCAGGCTGGGCAAGGAATACTGGGAGCACTACGGCGCCGACCCCAGCCGGGTGTTCATCTCGCCCTACGAGCCTGACTACGGTCAGGTTTGGGGGCTCACCGACGCCGAGATCGACGAGGCCCGCCAGCGTTACGGCTTGGCCGAGGGCCGGCGGCGCATCGTTTACTGCGGGCGTCTCACCGAGGTCAAGCGCGTCGACCTGCTGATCGAGGCCTTCGTGGCGCTCGCCGCGGAGCGGCCCGACTGGGACCTCGTGATCCTGGGCGATGGCGAGCTGCGCAGCGAACTCGCGGCCGCCGTGCCGCCGGAGCTCAAGGACCGCGTCGTGTGGACCGGCTTCGTGGCCGAACAGCAGGACGTGAGCAAGATCTACCGGGCGAGCGACGTGCTCGCCTTGCCGAGCCGCTACGAGCCGTGGGCGCTGGTCGTCAACGAGGCGGCGGCCGCGGGCATGGCGATCGTGGCGACCGACGCGGTTGGCGCCGCCGCCGAGCTGGTGCGCGACGGCGTCAACGGCCGCGTGATCCCCCGCGACAACGGCGAGGCCCTGAAGGACGCGTTGCTCGAAGTCACCGCGGCCGAGAACACCGACCGCATGAAGGCCGCCTCGGCCGAAGTCCTCGACGCCTGGCGCCGCAACGGCGACCCGGTCGAGGGGCTCCGCGAAGCGTTGCGGAGCGTCGGGATCGAGTCGTGA
- a CDS encoding DUF1570 domain-containing protein, whose amino-acid sequence MPSALLNPRITLALLAAAAIAPPVRAMEHVVFNDEGVQRSVTGRVLLGGLRGDMLLEGRAGGLWLIDSKDVVSGESDAEPFEPLSTEELGERLLADLPDRYRLHTTEHYVVAYDTSREYAEWTSSLLEGLQRAFLAYWRKQGFELEEPHYPLPIIIHQSYDDYRAAVQKDIGDGGEGVVGYYSMKNNRVTMFDITGSQELRGSGRRGSRREITRMLSTPRAVPLVATIVHEATHQIAYNCGLQERYSDLPMWLVEGMAVYFEAPDAGSTRGWRGIGKVNYRRLDTFRRHAHQWNLASLTSLVADGARLRDPRTAGVAYADAWALNYYLIKYRPDDYVAYMKTLSKKKALEQDTAETRLAEFREHFGDLGPLLNDFLRRMSRVD is encoded by the coding sequence ATGCCATCCGCTCTGCTGAATCCGCGTATCACCCTCGCCCTGCTCGCCGCGGCCGCGATCGCCCCGCCCGTGCGGGCGATGGAGCACGTGGTGTTCAACGACGAGGGCGTGCAGCGCAGCGTCACCGGCCGGGTGCTGCTCGGCGGCCTGCGGGGCGACATGCTGCTGGAGGGCAGGGCGGGCGGGCTGTGGCTGATCGACAGCAAGGATGTGGTCAGCGGCGAGAGCGACGCCGAGCCGTTCGAACCGCTCTCGACCGAGGAGCTCGGCGAGCGGCTGCTGGCCGACCTGCCGGATCGCTACCGGCTGCACACGACCGAGCACTACGTGGTGGCGTACGACACGTCGCGTGAGTACGCCGAGTGGACCAGCTCGCTGCTGGAGGGATTGCAACGTGCGTTCCTCGCCTACTGGCGCAAGCAAGGCTTCGAACTCGAGGAGCCCCACTACCCGCTGCCGATCATCATCCACCAGAGCTACGACGACTACCGCGCCGCCGTGCAGAAGGATATCGGCGACGGCGGCGAGGGGGTCGTCGGTTACTACAGCATGAAGAACAACCGTGTGACGATGTTCGACATCACCGGCAGCCAAGAGCTGCGCGGCTCGGGGCGCCGCGGCTCGCGCCGCGAGATCACGCGGATGCTCTCCACGCCGCGCGCCGTGCCGCTGGTGGCGACGATCGTCCACGAGGCGACGCACCAGATCGCCTACAACTGCGGCTTGCAGGAGCGCTACTCCGACCTGCCGATGTGGCTGGTCGAGGGGATGGCCGTTTACTTCGAGGCGCCCGACGCCGGCAGCACCCGCGGGTGGCGCGGCATCGGCAAGGTGAACTACCGCCGCTTGGACACGTTCCGCCGCCACGCCCACCAATGGAACCTCGCCTCGCTGACGAGCCTGGTGGCCGACGGCGCCAGGCTGCGCGACCCAAGGACGGCGGGCGTCGCCTACGCCGACGCCTGGGCGCTGAACTACTACCTGATCAAGTACCGGCCCGACGACTACGTGGCGTACATGAAGACGCTGTCGAAGAAAAAGGCGTTAGAGCAAGACACGGCCGAGACCCGCCTGGCCGAGTTCCGCGAACACTTTGGCGATCTGGGCCCGTTGCTGAACGACTTTCTGCGCCGCATGTCACGCGTCGATTAA
- a CDS encoding glycosyltransferase family 4 protein — MRILTICRDLGRGGTQRVAQTLSLEYHKAGHETGLLAIDAGGVREKALHEAGLPVFVGGENAALEAALGQADRFGPDVIHIHRPGMANAKEGAVMRRLKTANRRVVETSHFGRADHSLDGELIDAHLQISRWCLWRWRRWGGRALRNKPAAVAPNPVDVERFRRAPAEQIAAFRRDELGLPENAFLCGRIGQALPGKWSPALLESFGALLEECPEARLLVIGMPETARQELAAAPAKIRERFIEHPLVDSDERLSLLYSSFDVFLHAATIGETFGLVLAEAMLCGCPPLTMNTPPRDNSQSEIVQHGEAGLVALSAGDLPQALLEAYRDDALRTRLAARGRESIVERFESSRVAALILRALTHAVDSTDRADLARRFEGDPDLTTRIPNAEVRRTLRNGIGSPAALDLLKLRLVTQPTLYRLLRAVRG; from the coding sequence ATGCGCATCTTGACGATCTGCCGAGACCTGGGCCGCGGCGGCACGCAACGCGTCGCGCAGACGTTGTCGCTGGAGTACCACAAGGCGGGGCACGAGACCGGTCTGCTGGCGATCGACGCGGGGGGCGTCCGCGAGAAGGCGTTGCACGAAGCCGGGCTGCCGGTGTTTGTCGGGGGCGAGAACGCGGCCCTCGAGGCGGCGCTCGGCCAGGCGGACCGCTTCGGCCCCGATGTGATCCACATCCACCGCCCCGGTATGGCCAACGCCAAAGAGGGGGCGGTGATGCGGCGCCTGAAAACAGCCAATCGCCGAGTGGTCGAGACCAGCCACTTCGGCCGCGCCGACCATTCGCTCGACGGCGAGCTGATCGACGCCCACCTGCAGATCAGCCGCTGGTGCCTGTGGCGTTGGCGCCGCTGGGGGGGACGCGCTTTGCGCAACAAGCCGGCGGCCGTGGCGCCCAACCCGGTCGACGTCGAACGGTTCCGCCGTGCGCCGGCCGAGCAAATCGCCGCATTCCGCCGCGACGAGCTCGGCCTGCCCGAGAACGCCTTCTTGTGCGGGCGCATCGGCCAGGCGTTGCCCGGCAAGTGGAGCCCCGCGTTGCTCGAGTCGTTCGGCGCCCTTCTCGAGGAGTGCCCCGAAGCCCGGCTGCTCGTCATCGGAATGCCCGAGACTGCCCGCCAGGAACTGGCCGCGGCGCCGGCGAAGATCCGCGAGCGGTTCATCGAGCACCCGCTCGTCGACAGCGACGAGCGGCTCTCGTTGCTGTACTCGTCGTTCGACGTGTTCTTGCACGCCGCGACGATCGGCGAGACGTTCGGCCTCGTGCTGGCCGAGGCGATGCTGTGCGGCTGCCCGCCGCTGACGATGAACACCCCGCCGCGCGACAACAGCCAATCCGAGATCGTCCAGCACGGCGAGGCGGGGCTCGTGGCGCTCTCGGCGGGGGATCTGCCGCAGGCGCTCCTCGAGGCTTACCGCGACGACGCCTTGCGCACGCGGCTGGCGGCCCGCGGTCGTGAGTCGATCGTCGAGCGTTTCGAATCGAGCCGGGTTGCAGCGCTCATCCTGCGAGCGCTCACGCACGCCGTCGATTCGACCGATCGGGCCGACCTCGCTCGCCGCTTCGAGGGCGACCCCGATCTCACCACGCGCATCCCCAACGCCGAGGTCCGCCGCACGCTGCGCAATGGGATCGGATCGCCCGCCGCGCTCGACCTGCTTAAGTTACGGCTCGTGACGCAGCCGACGCTCTACCGTTTGCTGCGCGCCGTGCGGGGCTGA
- a CDS encoding sulfotransferase family protein: MSSNPIFIVGCDRSGTTLLRLMLIQHSQVAILRESNFLSVVRDRRDDYGRFDTAWARHAFIRDLQWSQATSKTISFDSFELEVDEALAALEAAAPCELPGAIAALYNAHAAKQGKTIWGDKTPAYILEMEWLAEAFPGARFVHIIRDARDTAHSIVKARFQANYRKAGEMWATRVAAGIAAGKKLGPERYYEMRYEGLLQSTEDELRRMSEWLGIEYESGMLEYYTTSDKNIAKEHTQLFELASKPVDASRAFAWRGSMPRLQVADVEENAGPLLAELGYEVRGAKAPWVVRASRGISRAAFSFVKTRPRMRSMLR, translated from the coding sequence ATGTCCTCGAATCCGATATTCATTGTGGGCTGCGACCGCTCGGGAACGACCCTGCTGCGGCTGATGCTTATTCAGCACTCGCAGGTCGCGATCCTCCGCGAGTCGAACTTCTTGTCGGTGGTCCGCGACAGGCGAGACGACTACGGCCGTTTCGACACCGCCTGGGCGCGGCACGCTTTCATCCGTGACTTGCAGTGGTCGCAGGCGACGTCGAAGACGATCTCGTTCGACAGCTTCGAGCTGGAGGTCGACGAGGCGCTGGCGGCGCTCGAGGCGGCCGCGCCGTGCGAGCTGCCGGGGGCCATCGCGGCGCTCTACAACGCGCACGCGGCGAAGCAAGGCAAGACGATTTGGGGCGACAAGACGCCGGCCTACATCCTCGAGATGGAATGGCTCGCCGAGGCGTTCCCCGGCGCCCGCTTCGTTCACATCATCCGCGACGCCCGTGACACGGCGCACAGCATCGTCAAGGCGCGCTTCCAAGCCAATTACCGCAAGGCGGGCGAGATGTGGGCCACGCGCGTGGCGGCCGGAATCGCCGCCGGCAAGAAGCTCGGCCCCGAGCGGTACTACGAGATGCGCTACGAGGGGCTGCTGCAATCGACCGAAGACGAGCTGCGGCGGATGTCCGAGTGGCTCGGCATCGAATACGAGAGCGGCATGCTCGAGTACTACACCACTTCGGACAAGAATATCGCGAAGGAGCACACGCAGCTGTTCGAGCTCGCCAGCAAGCCCGTGGACGCCTCGCGGGCGTTCGCTTGGCGCGGCTCGATGCCGCGTCTTCAGGTGGCCGACGTCGAAGAGAACGCCGGTCCGCTGCTCGCCGAATTGGGATACGAGGTCCGCGGCGCCAAGGCGCCGTGGGTCGTGCGGGCTTCACGGGGCATTTCGCGCGCGGCTTTCTCCTTCGTGAAGACGCGTCCCCGCATGAGGTCGATGCTCCGCTGA
- a CDS encoding glycosyltransferase family 2 protein has translation MPLFSVVIPTYNRESLVAATLDSVFAQELQDFEVIVVDDGSSDATLDIVRDYGDRVKIFEQDHKGCAAARNLGAREATGEYLAFLDSDDLWRPWALATARRVIEEADRPAIVAVALAPFFDESEVAQWSNEPLRYETGKDFLGDALRLGFAMGVAHTVCRREAYLACGGCVERNVNGTDSDVLLRMGVAPGFARIYAPPMLAYRQHGSSVIGNPVMAHAGAVMLLDHEATGEYPGGEARRRQRWEQVLRRVRAVSLRCLRQGRADLALDLYRRTLGMNVSLGRARYLLLFPLLYAVPPLRQLTRRV, from the coding sequence GTGCCGCTGTTCTCCGTTGTCATCCCGACCTACAACCGCGAGTCGCTCGTTGCCGCGACGCTCGACAGTGTCTTTGCGCAGGAGCTGCAAGACTTCGAGGTGATCGTCGTCGACGACGGCTCGAGCGACGCGACCCTCGACATCGTGCGCGACTACGGCGACCGGGTGAAGATCTTCGAGCAAGACCACAAGGGCTGCGCGGCGGCCCGCAACCTCGGCGCCCGCGAGGCGACGGGCGAGTACCTGGCTTTCCTCGACAGCGACGACCTGTGGCGCCCTTGGGCCTTGGCAACGGCACGGCGTGTGATCGAAGAGGCCGATCGCCCGGCGATCGTGGCCGTCGCCCTGGCGCCGTTCTTCGACGAGTCCGAGGTCGCCCAATGGAGCAACGAGCCGCTCCGGTACGAGACCGGCAAAGACTTCTTGGGCGACGCCCTGCGGCTCGGCTTTGCGATGGGGGTGGCCCACACCGTTTGTCGCCGCGAGGCGTACCTCGCCTGCGGCGGTTGTGTTGAGAGGAACGTCAACGGCACCGACAGCGACGTGCTCCTACGAATGGGGGTCGCCCCCGGCTTCGCAAGGATTTACGCGCCGCCGATGCTCGCCTACCGCCAGCACGGCAGCAGCGTGATCGGCAACCCGGTGATGGCGCACGCTGGCGCCGTGATGCTCCTCGACCACGAGGCTACGGGGGAGTACCCCGGCGGCGAGGCGCGTCGCCGCCAGCGGTGGGAGCAGGTGCTCCGCCGTGTCCGCGCGGTGAGCCTCCGCTGCCTGCGGCAAGGACGCGCGGACCTGGCGCTCGACCTCTACCGGCGGACGCTCGGCATGAACGTGTCGCTCGGCAGGGCTCGTTATTTGCTGCTGTTCCCGCTGCTGTACGCCGTCCCGCCGCTGCGCCAACTCACCCGCCGCGTTTGA
- a CDS encoding SAM-dependent methyltransferase, protein MPEATTTSSREEIADFYDTFNRRLIGDYLKGNPRIEEAIDLVKRSLPTGPARVLDIGCGLGFSSHEYALAHPGVEVLGVDISPENVRVASALFGSDRVRFEVSNLRDGVVEGPFDLIAMIDVHEHIPRDAWAECHASFRQWLAPSGALVMTIPSPEHQRYLMEHEPEGLQVVDEIITTQDIVGIAESIDATVADLHYVNVWKRSMYVHAVLRRDLEYGAPANRSPRKHSPAWFRRMARRLMRRRSRRAHVLRALGPEALEGL, encoded by the coding sequence ATGCCCGAAGCAACGACCACCAGCAGCCGCGAAGAGATCGCCGACTTCTACGACACGTTCAACCGCCGGTTGATCGGCGACTACCTGAAGGGGAACCCGCGGATCGAGGAGGCGATTGACCTGGTGAAACGCAGCTTGCCCACCGGGCCGGCGAGGGTGCTCGACATCGGCTGCGGTCTAGGGTTCTCATCACACGAGTACGCCCTCGCCCACCCGGGGGTCGAGGTGCTCGGCGTTGACATCAGCCCCGAAAACGTGCGCGTGGCTAGCGCGCTCTTCGGATCCGACAGGGTCCGCTTCGAGGTGTCGAACCTCCGCGACGGCGTGGTCGAGGGCCCGTTTGATCTCATCGCGATGATTGACGTGCACGAGCACATCCCCCGCGACGCCTGGGCCGAGTGCCACGCGAGCTTCCGGCAGTGGCTCGCTCCGAGCGGCGCGCTCGTTATGACGATCCCCTCGCCCGAGCACCAGCGCTACTTGATGGAGCACGAGCCGGAAGGCTTGCAGGTGGTTGACGAGATCATTACGACCCAAGACATCGTCGGCATCGCCGAGAGCATCGACGCGACGGTCGCCGACCTACACTACGTCAACGTCTGGAAGCGATCGATGTACGTGCACGCGGTCTTGCGGCGCGACCTAGAGTACGGCGCCCCGGCCAACCGGAGTCCGCGCAAGCACTCGCCGGCTTGGTTCCGCAGGATGGCGCGTAGGCTGATGCGGCGGCGATCGCGTCGGGCACATGTGCTCCGAGCTCTTGGTCCCGAAGCGCTTGAGGGGCTCTAA
- the wecB gene encoding non-hydrolyzing UDP-N-acetylglucosamine 2-epimerase, which produces MKRRVLVLMGTRPEAIKLAPVIAALGDDPGFEPLVVNTGQHRELIDQVIDLQGIHVDRDMAVMRPDQSLASLTGRLIGAIDDALVALEPDMVLVQGDTTTVLAGALAAFYRRTPVGHVEAGLRTGDLASPFPEEANRRLTTTLATLHFAPTPQSARNLLSEGVDPARVVETGNTVIDALMLELARQQDPAVGAPIAGRLAEAVGADYAERPSVLVTGHRRENFGGGFEQICGAIAQLADRFADTLFVYPVHLNPNVKAVVHERLGGRENLRLVAPQAYSEFVAMLGRCSLVLTDSGGVQEEAPSLGKPVLVMRDTTERPEGVEAGVVRLVGPNAEAIVASATELLTDETAYRRMAEAVNPYGDGQASERIVTAIKKYFAPK; this is translated from the coding sequence ATGAAACGCCGCGTCCTCGTTCTGATGGGCACCCGCCCCGAGGCGATCAAGCTCGCCCCGGTGATCGCCGCCTTGGGCGACGACCCCGGCTTCGAGCCGCTGGTGGTGAACACCGGCCAGCACCGCGAGTTGATCGATCAGGTGATCGACCTGCAGGGCATCCACGTCGACCGCGACATGGCGGTCATGAGGCCCGACCAATCGCTCGCGTCGCTCACCGGCCGGCTGATCGGCGCGATCGACGACGCGCTCGTCGCGCTCGAGCCCGACATGGTGCTTGTGCAGGGCGACACGACCACGGTGCTCGCCGGCGCACTGGCGGCGTTCTACCGGCGAACGCCGGTGGGCCACGTCGAGGCGGGCCTGAGGACCGGCGACTTGGCGTCGCCCTTCCCCGAAGAAGCGAACCGCCGGCTCACGACCACCCTCGCCACGCTGCACTTCGCCCCCACGCCGCAGTCGGCCCGCAACCTGCTGTCCGAGGGGGTCGACCCCGCGCGCGTCGTCGAGACCGGCAACACGGTCATCGACGCACTGATGCTCGAACTCGCCCGCCAGCAAGACCCGGCGGTCGGCGCGCCGATCGCCGGGCGGCTCGCCGAGGCCGTCGGCGCCGATTACGCCGAGCGCCCGTCGGTGCTGGTCACGGGCCACCGGCGCGAGAACTTCGGAGGCGGCTTCGAGCAGATCTGTGGCGCCATCGCCCAGCTGGCCGACCGCTTCGCCGACACGCTGTTCGTTTACCCGGTGCACCTGAACCCGAACGTGAAGGCCGTGGTCCACGAGCGATTGGGCGGCCGCGAGAACCTGCGGCTCGTCGCGCCGCAGGCGTACAGCGAATTTGTCGCGATGCTCGGCCGCTGCTCGCTGGTGCTGACCGACTCGGGCGGCGTGCAGGAAGAAGCCCCCAGTCTCGGCAAGCCAGTCCTCGTCATGCGCGACACGACTGAACGGCCCGAGGGCGTCGAGGCGGGCGTGGTCCGGCTCGTGGGGCCGAACGCCGAGGCGATCGTCGCGAGCGCCACCGAACTGCTGACCGACGAGACCGCCTACCGCCGCATGGCCGAAGCGGTCAATCCGTACGGCGACGGCCAAGCGTCCGAGCGGATCGTCACAGCGATCAAGAAGTACTTCGCACCGAAGTAA
- a CDS encoding glycosyltransferase family 4 protein — translation MSRNPEAKPICPRAWLVVRRFGVGSEVWMHRQASLMRRLDLRVITNEHADPGRYGPNGFSVDDIGVYSPVTGGKLAWQAKTRLWAWRNRRSGGFRGSPREVTKWAELVERDRPRVALCHYGTWAVRMAPLLTSLGVPVVAHFNGFDLSSAVRGRVYSESLARSAPRWAGCVVVADYMRDWLVGHGCDPARIHKIPYGVPLDEMPCADRVGEQPCRFLMVGRLTPKKRPDLSIRALARCRESGADARLDVVGDGPMLEECQGLAEELGVSDRVEFLGARPFSEVKERIASAGAFVQHSVTADDGDKEGWPVAIAEAAGAGLPIVSTRHASIPEQVDDGVTGLLCDELDWRAMGDHLARLAADPELRQSMGRAGREKISRFDTPGQVQLLEDVLLQAANTAS, via the coding sequence ATGTCACGCAACCCAGAAGCGAAACCCATCTGCCCCCGCGCGTGGCTCGTCGTGCGCCGGTTCGGCGTGGGGAGCGAGGTGTGGATGCACCGCCAGGCTTCGCTGATGCGGAGGCTTGACCTGCGGGTGATCACCAACGAGCACGCCGATCCCGGGCGTTACGGCCCCAACGGCTTCTCGGTCGACGATATCGGCGTGTACAGCCCGGTCACCGGCGGCAAGCTCGCCTGGCAGGCGAAAACGCGCTTGTGGGCTTGGCGCAACCGCCGGTCGGGAGGCTTCCGCGGCTCACCCCGCGAAGTCACCAAATGGGCCGAGCTCGTCGAGCGCGACCGGCCCCGCGTCGCCCTCTGCCACTACGGCACATGGGCCGTGCGGATGGCGCCGCTGCTCACGAGCCTCGGCGTGCCGGTCGTGGCCCACTTCAACGGGTTCGATCTCTCCTCGGCGGTTCGCGGCCGGGTGTACAGCGAGTCGCTGGCCCGCTCGGCGCCGAGGTGGGCCGGTTGTGTGGTCGTGGCCGATTACATGCGCGATTGGCTTGTTGGCCACGGGTGCGACCCGGCCCGCATCCACAAGATCCCTTACGGCGTGCCGCTCGATGAAATGCCTTGCGCCGACCGCGTCGGCGAGCAGCCGTGCCGCTTCCTGATGGTCGGTCGGCTCACGCCGAAGAAGCGGCCCGACCTGTCGATCCGCGCGCTGGCCCGCTGCCGCGAGTCGGGCGCCGACGCGCGGCTCGATGTGGTGGGCGACGGCCCGATGCTCGAAGAGTGCCAAGGGCTGGCGGAAGAACTCGGCGTGTCCGACCGCGTGGAGTTCCTGGGCGCCCGACCGTTCTCGGAAGTGAAAGAGCGGATCGCTTCGGCCGGGGCGTTCGTGCAGCACTCGGTCACGGCCGACGATGGCGACAAAGAGGGCTGGCCGGTGGCGATCGCCGAGGCGGCCGGCGCCGGCTTGCCGATCGTTTCCACACGCCACGCCAGCATCCCCGAGCAGGTGGACGACGGGGTCACCGGCCTGCTCTGTGATGAACTCGACTGGCGTGCGATGGGCGACCACTTGGCCCGTTTGGCCGCCGATCCCGAGTTGCGACAGAGCATGGGCCGCGCGGGCCGCGAGAAGATCTCCCGCTTCGACACCCCCGGGCAAGTCCAGCTGCTCGAAGACGTGCTTCTCCAGGCCGCCAACACAGCTTCCTAG